DNA from Daphnia pulicaria isolate SC F1-1A chromosome 3, SC_F0-13Bv2, whole genome shotgun sequence:
CTCGGATGCCAACTGCCGGAGCATTTGAAATATCTCGTTTATTTTAAGAACGCAAATGGGAAAAGTAGATATCCTTGCGTGTCGTCTTTCGATTTTGTAGATTAATATATCCATTAATtcgattttttccatttatttcaaACATTAGATAAAAATTTACCCACAATTCCTTTAGTTCCtcttaatgaaatatttttgtttctctggaATAACCTCTAACTTGTTATTAATGAgttttaaatgatttgtttACTCTGCTCGCAACAAGTAATTAGTGGCGTAGGAATTTTTTCATGGATTAAATCGAGTGTATCGAAGGGCAAAATGAACTAATCTTTGATCTTCACTAATGAAATTCACCtttatttctttgaatttatatatatatattttttacacACAGTTGATCAAAATGACGCGTTCAGTCTGCTTTCGTCATTGAGCCGACCGGCTGGCGGGACTCCCGCCACTCAGGCTTCGAATGGTGCTGCTACTGGGAAGCAATTAGATTTGAATAACAACGCATTCGGAGGTCTAATTGGCGGAATCTTCAACCAAGCGTTGAGCAATTTGGCCCGTCCTGCAAACAACGGTGGCGGAGTAAATTCAGGTTTGGGTATCTTCGGAAATCCGCAGGCCTGGGCCAACTTCGGTGCTAATCCACAAGGCGTTCCGtttcagcagcagccaggAGGGGGAGGTGGAGACGTCAGTTTTCCTGGTAAAGTTaccacaacgacaacaactacTAAAGCTACAAAGAATTCTAAAACTAAAGCGACAACGACTTCTAAAGCTATAGCGACAACGACTGCTAAAGCTACGAACAGCAAACTTACAACAATCACTAAAAATCCGCCAACAGAAATAACCATAGTTAATCTCGCTGATGTGCCAGGTTGGTGAAGGTTTCCGGTTGTTGGCCTATTCATCTGATTTCATGTAGTTAGTTTAGCTGAAACACGATCCAAGATTTAGCACATATGCTTATGACACAATTGACACATTCCTTTTTTATCTACTAAAAAGTTTTCCACTATTTTGCTTTGGCAACTAACTcttaaactaaaaaagaaccattcctaaaaaaaaaatgcctagCACTTGTAGAGCACGTTCCATTAATTTTCTTGGAGTCAGGTCTACAGGTTTCATTTTTGACACTTTACTGGTAACATCTGAGCAATGTCAttgattctttttgttgtgCGATTGTGGAACTGAACGGTGTTGGCATATTTGGCTTCGGCAGGAAGAGCATTACGACAAGGTGATGGATTAACTGCTAGACGGACGCAACTGATGAATCAAAGTGTCTATTTGTTTTAATGCGTCATGTATTTTTGtgcctttttccttcaacgaTCGATTTGGATATAAAGGAAACAGACCAAACAACAATTTCTTCCCTGGCAGTCCGGAATTTTGCCGTCAACGACCGAATAGTCGGAGATGTCGGCCGAGTCCCGAAATTGATCATGGGCATGGACACGgcgaaattttttcaactcactCTCCTATTGCCAACTTGCCCAATGGTATTTAATTCAacagcgaaaaaagaaaatgctctTCCAAGAATtatgattgaatttttgattgaatttgcaCGTAGACGTAGCTAGCTCATGTTCTGTAGTTACCCTTTGATTTTAAATGGTTCGCCTTTAGTGATAGAATTACTCTaatcgttttttgtttccttgcaGAACTCAAAGGTCTCACCTGGGCCCAGTACATCGACAGCACATCGACGCTGTGGCTGCCATCGGGCACCAACGTCCCAGGATTCATTCCCGGCCGGGCATATTATCTTGGATTTGGCAACGTAACTATATCTAATATCCATCCTATTTGATGATTATTATACTTAATTCATTACctattatttatattcataTACAGCCGGATTTCGCCTATCAAACATGTTCGACTCCTCTGAGTCAGTCTGGTCGGTGCCGCTTCGTCCAGCACTGTGCCCGACAAGAAATTATAGCTACGTTGAATGCCTTCGTCAGTTACGCTTGTCCCATCGGCAGCGAGTGAGTGTTTGTCATTACGTgtcatgtttattttttatttttttacgttgAAGAATTCCAGGTCAATTTTTCCCCAATCTCTCATGTCACTTGACATCAAGGATCGGGACAGAATTGccttttgaaagaagaaagtgaCGTATGGTTTaactctctttttgttttgacgaCAGTTATATGGGAGTGTGCTGTCCAGACAATACCCAGCCAACCGTTCCAGTAACTCGGCCTCCACCTCCACCTCCCCCTACACCCGCTCCTACTACCCTAGCGCCCATTACGACCGCAGCTCCAACTACGAAAGCCCCTATTGCAACCACAGTCGCAGCAGTGCCGACTGCTGCCACACCCAAGAAAGGTAGACATTGTCTTACATTTGATGGTTTCTCATATCGACTTTATGGACCTCATTGACACTCTAGGTTGCGGCGAGCTCATGAAACAGACGACAAGGATCGTGGGCGGAGTTCCGGCCGATAAGGGTGAATGGCCTTGGATGGCTGCTCTCCTCCGTGACAAGACAGATCAGTATTGCGGTGGAGTCCTCATCACAGACCAACACATTCTAACTGCCTCCCACTGCGTTGACAAGTAAAACTTCCCTCAATATCCATCAAGTAGAAGGTGGAAATGCTTaacaagaattttcaaatccgCCATCTAGTTTCAAGCCGGAGGAGTTGACTGTTCGACTGGGCGAATACGATTTCAGTCAGGTGAGCGAGGCTCGCCGGGATTTCGGTGCGGAAGCCATCTACATGCACGAATCGTACGACCGGCGAACCTACAAGAACGATATTGCTCTCATCAAACTCAAGACTAAGGCCACGTTCAACAGCGACATTTGGCCCATCTGTTTGCCTCCGTCAAATGTTGTTCTCGAGGGACAGAGCGCATTTGTCACAGGTTTGGCTTTTGTCTAACGCTAAATCAGTTGTTGTTAATCATCGTATGAACTCTGATTTCTTTAGGATGGGGAACGACGTCATACAGTGGACAAGCTAGCGAAGTCCTGTTGGAAGTAATCCTACCCATTTGGGCCCTGGCTGATTGCCAAAAGGCTTACACTCAGCCAATCAGTGAGCAACAGCTATGTGCCGGATACAAAGCAGGTGGCAAGGACTCTTGTCaggtaagaaaaaagagtgTTGGCATCCGTATTGATTGCCGCTAATATTTGACATCTGCAGGGTGACTCTGGCGGTCCGTTGATGTATCAAATGTCTACTGGCCGATGGGCGGTAGTGGGCGTAGTCTCTTGGGGTAAGGAACatcttcatttgtttgttattttgaatGAGCTTTTTTTCACACGCTATTCTTCGCTCGGACAGGCATCCGCTGCGCAGAGAAAGACAAGCCGGGCGTGTACACTCGAGTGACTTCCTATTCAGACTGGATAAAGGCCAAAGTTTTGTCTTAAAGAAGAATTCCGGCAGTCACAATACATTACTAAACTCTTCCGCTTGCTGCTTCAAACCGGACTACGCATTTAGCGCCAACCATCGacggtttttttaattattattattattattattctggcTTCTACTTCATTTCAAGTCGCCAATCACGGGAACTtcactcttttctttcatctgTCCTTCTTTCCATAGCGCAGTCGTTGACTTCTTCTTCCGTTGCATTTAAACTTTTTGGTCACCCGCGAAGGAAAACGTCAGCCGGCTACGCCTTTCCACACTCTTCTGCCAacacctttctttttttttccaccctctatatatatattcaatGAAATCCGTTCGAAAAATCCGTAAATTTATTGCATTGTGTCAAACCAGTTTATATGAGAAAGGGTTGCATTACTCGTGAAATTACACGTTTTGTTGTTGCCAAACAACTACGATATACTTTgccatttgattgaatttgataACAGATGACGCCAAAGAGATCGGCAGCGTATTTTGTTGTGAAAGATATGAAGCTGAATGGACCCATTCACGGATGATTGCGTGACGGGAAGTTGAATTTCCTATTCCATCCGGGTCAATTCAAATGGAGAATCAATGGGGAATTGAATTGTGGGTATTACGTTTGATTCCGATTATATGATACGATCTATCACGAAGGACACGTTCGGCCTTTTATGGACGTTTAATTCAATTCGTTTGCCGATCCAGCTGGATTCGCTTATCGCTAATCAATGCTTGTAATAAATATAGGAAACTCGGGTCTTCTCGCAACGGCCGCTTGCTGGTGGAACGACTTTCTACGGCCAATAAAACGACCGAACGGgacttttgaatttaaaacagCTGGATGCCAATGCAGTTGATTACGTTTTCACGTAACCTGATTC
Protein-coding regions in this window:
- the LOC124329504 gene encoding proclotting enzyme-like isoform X1, with translation MMGNSATSRWVYLTVGLIVMAELVTVSGRGHIDYPSSFGPKERRKRQVDQNDAFSLLSSLSRPAGGTPATQASNGAATGKQLDLNNNAFGGLIGGIFNQALSNLARPANNGGGVNSGLGIFGNPQAWANFGANPQGVPFQQQPGGGGGDVSFPGKVTTTTTTTKATKNSKTKATTTSKAIATTTAKATNSKLTTITKNPPTEITIVNLADVPELKGLTWAQYIDSTSTLWLPSGTNVPGFIPGRAYYLGFGNPDFAYQTCSTPLSQSGRCRFVQHCARQEIIATLNAFVSYACPIGSDYMGVCCPDNTQPTVPVTRPPPPPPPTPAPTTLAPITTAAPTTKAPIATTVAAVPTAATPKKGCGELMKQTTRIVGGVPADKGEWPWMAALLRDKTDQYCGGVLITDQHILTASHCVDNFKPEELTVRLGEYDFSQVSEARRDFGAEAIYMHESYDRRTYKNDIALIKLKTKATFNSDIWPICLPPSNVVLEGQSAFVTGWGTTSYSGQASEVLLEVILPIWALADCQKAYTQPISEQQLCAGYKAGGKDSCQGDSGGPLMYQMSTGRWAVVGVVSWGIRCAEKDKPGVYTRVTSYSDWIKAKVLS
- the LOC124329504 gene encoding proclotting enzyme-like isoform X2, which codes for MMGNSATSRWVYLTVGLIVMAELVTVSGRGHIDYPSSFGPKERRKRQVDQNDAFSLLSSLSRPAGGTPATQASNGAATGKQLDLNNNAFGGLIGGIFNQALSNLARPANNGGGVNSGLGIFGNPQAWANFGANPQGVPFQQQPGGGGGDVSFPGNRPNNNFFPGSPEFCRQRPNSRRCRPSPEIDHGHGHGEIFSTHSPIANLPNELKGLTWAQYIDSTSTLWLPSGTNVPGFIPGRAYYLGFGNPDFAYQTCSTPLSQSGRCRFVQHCARQEIIATLNAFVSYACPIGSDYMGVCCPDNTQPTVPVTRPPPPPPPTPAPTTLAPITTAAPTTKAPIATTVAAVPTAATPKKGCGELMKQTTRIVGGVPADKGEWPWMAALLRDKTDQYCGGVLITDQHILTASHCVDNFKPEELTVRLGEYDFSQVSEARRDFGAEAIYMHESYDRRTYKNDIALIKLKTKATFNSDIWPICLPPSNVVLEGQSAFVTGWGTTSYSGQASEVLLEVILPIWALADCQKAYTQPISEQQLCAGYKAGGKDSCQGDSGGPLMYQMSTGRWAVVGVVSWGIRCAEKDKPGVYTRVTSYSDWIKAKVLS